The nucleotide sequence GGAGGAACAGCGGAGCGATCACCACCGGGCCGCCGGGCCCCTCCCAGCGGGGGTACGGGTCCTCCGGGGTGACGACACCCAGTTCCCGGCAGAGGGCGACCAGGTGCTCGTACCGCTCGACGCCCCGGTACGGGACGGTCTCGCTGGGGTGGGTCCACAGCTCATGGTTGCCCGGCACCCACACGACCTTGGCGAAGCGGCCGGCGAGCGTCTCCAGGGCCCAGCGGATGTCGGCGACGGTCTCGGCGACGTCACCGGCCACGAGGAGCCAGTCGTCGTCGGTCTCGGGGCGCATCTGCTCGACGAGGGCGCGGTTCTCCGGATAGCCGATGTGCAGATCACTGATGGCCAGCAGATTTCCGTGACTCCCGACACTCGACTCCACCCGCACTCCCTTCTGAACGTCGAACATCAACACGAGAACACACGGGCGTACCAGCGGACAAGACCGACCTGCCGAGCCGCCGGACCCACGTCCCGGTGATCCCGCCGCGCGAGGATTAACACGCGCGTGACAGAAACCTGGCCTCCGGTGGCCGTATGATCCCTCCTACACCACCGCCACGCCTGTCTTTCGCGTACGGCGGTTCGGCGTACCTCCTTCCCCCCTGGCCGGGCACGGCCTGCTGCGCTGTGCCCGCGAACCCTGAAAGGCGGCCTGCATGGTCTCTCGCGTACGCGTCTGGCTCAACCGCACGTACGCGGAGAACGTCTTCTTCATGGATCAGCTGCGGCATAATCCGCACGCTCGTCCGGTGGACATCCATGCCACGCACGGTGACGCCGACTCCCCCGTACTGGCCGCCGCCGACACCGCCGACCTGGAGCCCGAGGGCCTCTCCCCCGCCGCGTACGTCGAGTACGCGCTCGACCAGTGCGCCAAGCGCGGCATCGACGTGTTCGTGCCCCGGCTGCACCAGGCGACCCTGGCCGCGCACCGCGAGGAGTTCGCGGCCGTCGGTACGGTCCTGCTGGCGCCGACCGCCGGGGCGATCGAGGTCTTCGAGGACAAGGTGACCGCGTACGAGGCCGTCCAGGCGCACGGGGTCCCGGTGCCGCCGTGGTTCCGGGTGACGAACGCCGAGGAACTCGTCGCCGCCGTCGACGAGTTGGAGGACGGCGGGCACAGAGCGTGCTTCAAGCCCGCGGCCGGGGCGGGCGGTGTGGGCTTCCGTGTCGTCACACGCGCCCCCTTCTCGCTCGATCAGCTCAACGGGTTCCCGGGCCCCTACGTGCATCTCGACATGGTCGTGGAGGCGGTGCGTGCGGCCGAGGAGCCCGTGGACTGGATGGTGATGCCGCGCCTCGGACAGCCGGAGGTGTCCGTCGACTGCCTCACCGGCCCCGACGGGCGGGTCCGGATGGCCGTAGGCCGCACGAAGAACGGCCGGCGCCGTGGGTTCAGCCAGAACCCCTCGTGGATCGAGCCCGCGCGGCGGATCGCGGAGCGGTTCGGGCTGCACTACCTGACGAACATCCAGTTCCGCATGTACGGCGACGAGCCGGTGCTGATGGATGTCAACACACGTCCGGCGGGGGGCCTGCACCAGCTCGCGCTGTGCGGCATCAACGCCCCCTGGGCGGCTGTGCGGTTGGCGCTCGGCGACGACCCGGGTGATGTGGTTCCCACGCGGCTCGGGCAGGACTACACGGTGGTGTCGGGGACACGGCCGGTGCGGGCGGTCACGATGCCGCATCAGGTTTCCGAGGTGCCCGTTTCCGAGGTGCCCGTTGCCGTGGAGCCGCGGCCGGTGG is from Streptomyces sp. NBC_01314 and encodes:
- a CDS encoding ATP-grasp domain-containing protein, with translation MVSRVRVWLNRTYAENVFFMDQLRHNPHARPVDIHATHGDADSPVLAAADTADLEPEGLSPAAYVEYALDQCAKRGIDVFVPRLHQATLAAHREEFAAVGTVLLAPTAGAIEVFEDKVTAYEAVQAHGVPVPPWFRVTNAEELVAAVDELEDGGHRACFKPAAGAGGVGFRVVTRAPFSLDQLNGFPGPYVHLDMVVEAVRAAEEPVDWMVMPRLGQPEVSVDCLTGPDGRVRMAVGRTKNGRRRGFSQNPSWIEPARRIAERFGLHYLTNIQFRMYGDEPVLMDVNTRPAGGLHQLALCGINAPWAAVRLALGDDPGDVVPTRLGQDYTVVSGTRPVRAVTMPHQVSEVPVSEVPVAVEPRPVAVAPSSVCKPAADRPLAV